The Anabas testudineus chromosome 14, fAnaTes1.2, whole genome shotgun sequence genome includes a region encoding these proteins:
- the LOC113169863 gene encoding tubulin-specific chaperone cofactor E-like protein isoform X1, with product METSSDEEEVYTFVQVLSEKYNPENFPYGQGIGVVLLPSPPGSPVKADRLFLPSILVLNGCGISKAGEKSDIATFCAHVVELDLSHNQLKDWGEICTIVSNIPHLDFLNLSMNPLGGVELEPSMADVFSRVRRLVLINTHVSWDTVHTLTRHTPELEELFLCLNSYNVVSESQTPCPSLRLLQITDNQLQEWAEVRKFGLMYPCLSTLVLANNSVNSVGDTRETLQRLFPNLRSINLNNSGLSKWEDIERLNFFPKLEEVKAMGIPLLQPYSTEDRRRLLLAQLPSVVLLNGSVVCSGEREDSERFFIRFYQDSPQQELAERYHILVSKYGELAPLAEVDLSPRCTVVDVRCGERVEAVSLSLEQTVVDLKKHLRDLLQLPTNGIRLFYINREMCSIFGPEELKCGSRALHSYSIRDGDEILVVPKVKSRCSQEPSQGPLCF from the exons ATGGAGACATCCTCTGATGAAGAGGAGGTTTATACCTTTGTCCAAGTCCTTAGTGAAAAGTACAACCCAGAGAATTTCCCATATGGCCAAGGCATTGGAGTAGTGCTTCTGCCCAGTCCTCCAGGATCCCCTGTCAAAG CAGATCGCCTCTTCTTGCCCAGCATACTGGTTCTGAATGGCTGTGGAATCAGTAAAGCTGGTGAAAAGTCGGACATTGCAACTTTCTGTGCTCATGTGGTAGAGCTGGACCTGTCTCATAATCAACTTAAAGACTGGGGAGAG ATCTGCACGATTGTTTCAAACATTCCCCACCTGGACTTCCTCAATCTGAGCATGAACCCCCTGGGTGGCGTGGAGCTGGAGCCCAGCATGGCTGACGTTTTCTCCCGGGTCAGGCGACTGGTGCTCATAAACACCCACGTCAGCTGGGacactgtgcacacactcacacgacATACACCAGA ACTGGAGGAACTTTTCCTGTGCCTGAACAGCTACAACGTGGTGTCAGAATCCCAGACGCCTTGTCCGTCACTACGCCTGCTGCAGATTACAGACAACCAGCTGCAGGAATGGGCAGAAGTGAGGAAGTTTGGGCTGATGTACCCCTGTCTGAGCACACTGGTGCTGGCTAATAACAGTGTGAACTCGGTGGGAGACACTCGGGAAACACTGCAGCGCCTCTTTCCCAACCTGCGCAGCATCAACCTCAACAACTCAG GGCTTAGTAAATGGGAGGACATTGAAAGGCTGAATTTCTTCCCTAAACTGGAGGAAGTCAAAGCAATGGGGATTCCTCTACTGCAGCCTTACTCAACTGAGGATAGACGAAGACTGCTTTTAGCACA GTTGCCGTCAGTAGTGCTGTTGAATGGGAGTGTGGTATGtagtggagagagggaggattCAGAGAGGTTCTTCATAAGGTTCTACCAGGACAGCCCACAACAGGAGCTTGCTGAGAG GTACCACATCCTTGTATCCAAGTATGGTGAGCTGGCCCCGCTGGCAGAGGTGGACCTGAGCCCCCGCTGCACTGTGGTGGATGTTCGCTGTGGTGAGAGGGTGGAGGCTGTCAGCCTCAGTTTGGAGCAGACAGTGGTCGACCTCAAGAAACACCTCAGggacctgctgcagctgcccaCCAACGGGATCAGACTCTTCTACATTAACAGAGAGATGTGTTCGATCTTTGGACCCGAGGAGTTGAAGTGCGGTAGCCGGGCCCTCCATTCCTACAGCATTCGAGATGGTGACGAGATCCTTGTAGTGCCCAAAGTGAAAAGCCGCTGCAGCCAGGAGCCCAGTCAGGGGCCTCTCTGCTTTTAG
- the LOC113169863 gene encoding tubulin-specific chaperone cofactor E-like protein isoform X2 produces METSSDEEEVYTFVQVLSEKYNPENFPYGQGIGVVLLPSPPGSPVKDRLFLPSILVLNGCGISKAGEKSDIATFCAHVVELDLSHNQLKDWGEICTIVSNIPHLDFLNLSMNPLGGVELEPSMADVFSRVRRLVLINTHVSWDTVHTLTRHTPELEELFLCLNSYNVVSESQTPCPSLRLLQITDNQLQEWAEVRKFGLMYPCLSTLVLANNSVNSVGDTRETLQRLFPNLRSINLNNSGLSKWEDIERLNFFPKLEEVKAMGIPLLQPYSTEDRRRLLLAQLPSVVLLNGSVVCSGEREDSERFFIRFYQDSPQQELAERYHILVSKYGELAPLAEVDLSPRCTVVDVRCGERVEAVSLSLEQTVVDLKKHLRDLLQLPTNGIRLFYINREMCSIFGPEELKCGSRALHSYSIRDGDEILVVPKVKSRCSQEPSQGPLCF; encoded by the exons ATGGAGACATCCTCTGATGAAGAGGAGGTTTATACCTTTGTCCAAGTCCTTAGTGAAAAGTACAACCCAGAGAATTTCCCATATGGCCAAGGCATTGGAGTAGTGCTTCTGCCCAGTCCTCCAGGATCCCCTGTCAAAG ATCGCCTCTTCTTGCCCAGCATACTGGTTCTGAATGGCTGTGGAATCAGTAAAGCTGGTGAAAAGTCGGACATTGCAACTTTCTGTGCTCATGTGGTAGAGCTGGACCTGTCTCATAATCAACTTAAAGACTGGGGAGAG ATCTGCACGATTGTTTCAAACATTCCCCACCTGGACTTCCTCAATCTGAGCATGAACCCCCTGGGTGGCGTGGAGCTGGAGCCCAGCATGGCTGACGTTTTCTCCCGGGTCAGGCGACTGGTGCTCATAAACACCCACGTCAGCTGGGacactgtgcacacactcacacgacATACACCAGA ACTGGAGGAACTTTTCCTGTGCCTGAACAGCTACAACGTGGTGTCAGAATCCCAGACGCCTTGTCCGTCACTACGCCTGCTGCAGATTACAGACAACCAGCTGCAGGAATGGGCAGAAGTGAGGAAGTTTGGGCTGATGTACCCCTGTCTGAGCACACTGGTGCTGGCTAATAACAGTGTGAACTCGGTGGGAGACACTCGGGAAACACTGCAGCGCCTCTTTCCCAACCTGCGCAGCATCAACCTCAACAACTCAG GGCTTAGTAAATGGGAGGACATTGAAAGGCTGAATTTCTTCCCTAAACTGGAGGAAGTCAAAGCAATGGGGATTCCTCTACTGCAGCCTTACTCAACTGAGGATAGACGAAGACTGCTTTTAGCACA GTTGCCGTCAGTAGTGCTGTTGAATGGGAGTGTGGTATGtagtggagagagggaggattCAGAGAGGTTCTTCATAAGGTTCTACCAGGACAGCCCACAACAGGAGCTTGCTGAGAG GTACCACATCCTTGTATCCAAGTATGGTGAGCTGGCCCCGCTGGCAGAGGTGGACCTGAGCCCCCGCTGCACTGTGGTGGATGTTCGCTGTGGTGAGAGGGTGGAGGCTGTCAGCCTCAGTTTGGAGCAGACAGTGGTCGACCTCAAGAAACACCTCAGggacctgctgcagctgcccaCCAACGGGATCAGACTCTTCTACATTAACAGAGAGATGTGTTCGATCTTTGGACCCGAGGAGTTGAAGTGCGGTAGCCGGGCCCTCCATTCCTACAGCATTCGAGATGGTGACGAGATCCTTGTAGTGCCCAAAGTGAAAAGCCGCTGCAGCCAGGAGCCCAGTCAGGGGCCTCTCTGCTTTTAG